Part of the Aquamicrobium lusatiense genome is shown below.
GCGGCCATACTGGAGCCGCAGACACGTTTCGTGCTGGTCGAGGGCAACTATCTCCTGCTTGACGAGGAGCCATGGTCGCGGTTGGCGGACCTCTTCGACTTCTCCGTCTTCCTCGATGTGCCGGACACGGTTCTGGAGAAGCGGCTTCTGGCGCGCTGGCACACGCATGGCTTTGGCGATGACGAGGCCCGCACCAAAGTCGCCTCGAACGACCTGCCCAATGCACGGCGTGTATCGGGCAGGCGCCGCGCCGCCGACATGGTGGTCGGCGACGGCGAGGAGCTTTAGCCGCGTGCGGGAATTTCCAGTCCGGCCTGCACGGCCGGGCGGGCAAGGCCGCGTTCCAGCCATTCGGCCACAGCCGGGAAATCGTCGAAACCAACCAGTTCGCGTGCTTCATAAAAGCCGATCAGGTTGCGTACCCAGCCGAGCATGGAAATGTCGGCAATGGTGTAGTCATTGTCCATGATCCATTTGCGGCCCTTGAGGCGCCCGTCGAGCACGCCGACCAGCCGGCGCGATTCGGCGCGGTAGCGCTCCAGCGGGCGCTTGTCGGCGATCTCGCGGCCGGCGAATTTGTGGAAGAAACCGAGCTGGCCGAACATCGGCCCGATCGCCGCCATCTGGAAGAACACCCACTGAATGGTCTCGTATCGGCGCGCCGCATCGGCAGGCAGGAGCTTGCCGGTCTTTTCCGCGAGATAAAGCAGGATCGCGCCGGACTCGAACAGCGCCAGCGGCGCGCCGTCCGGCCCCTTCGGGTCGATGATCGAGGGTATCTTGCCGTTCGGATTGAGCGACAGGAACTCCGGCCCCCACGTCTCGTCCTTGCCGATGTCGATATAGTGCGCCTCATATGGCAGGCCGAGTTCTTCCAGCGCGATCGAGACCTTCACACCGTTGGGCGTCGGGGCGGAGTAGAGCTGAATCCGGTCAGGATGTTGAGCGGGCCAGCGCGCGGTGACGGGAAAGGCGGAGAGATCGGCCATGGAAGAACTCCTGCGTGAGGTGGTGCCGGAATGGCGGATGCGGGACATGCGGCATGTTATGGGCCGCAGTCCCGATCAATGACAAATCACACTGCTTTGAGCGCCAGAACGGCATTGGTGCCGCCGAAGGCGAAGGCGTTGGAGATTGCAGCGCGAACCTTGCGCTCGCGTGCCGTGTTGGGCGTGATGTCCAGATCGCAGTCGGGATCGGGTTCGCGGTAATTTGCCGTTGGCGGCACGATGCCTTCGCGCATCGCCATGACGCAGGCGATCAGCTCCAGCGCACCCGATGCGCCGAGGCAGTGCGCATGCATGGACTTGGTGGACGATACGGAAAGCTTGTAGGCATGGTCGCCGAACACGCGCTTGATCGCGGACGTCTCGATCTGATCGTTGGCCTTGGTGCCGGTTCCGTGGGCGTTGAGATAGTCGATCTCTTCCGGGTTGAGGCCGGCATCGGCAAGGCAGGCGCGCATGGCGCGTTCCGGCCCTTCGATGGTGGGCGCCACGATATCGGACGCATCGCCGGAGAAGCCGGATCCCGCCACCTCAGCCAGGATGTCGGCGCCGCGCGCCACGGCATGGTCATAGCTTTCGAGAACGACCATTCCCGCGCCTTCGCCGAGCACCAGCCCTTGCCGGTCGGCCGAGAACGGGCGGCAGGTATCGGGCGACAGAACGCGAAGCGCTTCCCAGCCCTTGAGAATGCCCCACACCATCGGCGCATCCGTGCCTCCGGCCAGCATGACGTCGGCGCGGCCGAGCCTGATCTGGTCCACCGCCGAGGCGATGGCGTGGTTGGACGAGGCGCAGGCGGAGGTGACGCCGAATACCGGCCCCCGAAGCCCGAGGCTCATGGAGACATGTCCTGCCGGCGCACCCGGCATGGCCTTGGGCACGGAGAAGATGCCGGCGCGCGACTTGCCTTCGAGCAGAATGGCCCGGTAGTTTTCCTCGATGACCTCCCAGCCGCACACGCCGACACCTACGATGGTGCCGATGCGTTGCGTGTTGGTCTCGTCGATGGAAAGCCCGGCATTTCGGGCGGCTTCGCGGGCGGCGATCACCGCAAGCAGGCTGAAGCGGTCCATGGCCACCAGTTGCTTGCGCTCGACACCATGATCGGGCAGCGTTTTGATTTCGCAGCCGCTGGCAACCCTGGTGTCGTGAAGAGCGGGATTGGAAATGGGTCCGATGGCCGAACGGCCGGCCCGCATTTCATTCCAGATTTCTGCGGCACTGGTGCCGAGGCCGCAGAGACCACCCATGCCGGTGATGACGACGCGCTTGCGCATGAAGCTCCTGATCAGTTCTTCTTGGCAATCAGGGCGCGGACAGCCTCGATCATATCGCCGACATTCTTCAGGTTGCTCCAGGCGTCAACCGTATTCATCTCGATCTCGATGCCATACTGTTCCTCAAGATCGAAGATGATCTCGGTCAACTCAAGCGAATGAATTCCGAGCGAGGTCAGTTCGGTGGTGACCGTGATTTCCTCATCGCCCGGCTCGGCATGTTCCTTGATTTTGCCGATGATCTCGGTTGCCAACTGGTCAGCCATCGGGTTCCTTTCCTGTTCGTCCGGCGCGTTGCAACAGATTTCCCGTCGCGGCGACACAATCGTGTCTTCGGCAGACCCTTGTCTCTGATACCCTGATCTCCGTATGGAGCAGGCTCAACCTTCTATAGGAAGGCGGGCCTTTAGAGGCAACAGCGTTATCGGAAGCTTTCGGGATGTCCGGCACTACGTACCGGCTGCGTTAACGAAAGAGATGTTTTTTCCCGCAATAATCCTCAGCTTTCGCGCCCGGAGGTGAAGTTTCGCCAAAGTCGTCGAAACCCGCAACGTTCATGCTGCCGATGCGTTCCGGATTGAAAAGACCTTTTGCCGCCACTGCTTGACGCAAAACTCACCCCTATATATCTAGTTTGCAGGCATACGGGCTTACCCGAACAGTACTGCGCCTGGGCGCGCTGGACCCCGACAGACCGGTCGCGCATGATCTGATGCGCTGCATTTTTGCGGAAAGTTGTCTTGATGAATACGGTTCCCACGTTGAATTCGGCTGACGCAAAGCCGGTCCAGTTCCCCATTCCAGCCAATGTCTACGCCGAGACCGTGGTGTCGGTGAAACACTATACCGACAAGCTCTTTGCCTTTCGCGTGACCCGCCCGCAATCGCTGCGCTTCCGCTCCGGCGAGTTCGTCATGATCGGCCTTCCGAATGCCGAGAAGCCGGTGTTCCGCGCCTATTCCGTGGCAAGCCCCGCCTGGGACGAGGAGCTCGAATTCTTCTCCATCAAGGTGCAGGACGGTCCGCTGACCCAGCACCTGCAGAAGATCCAGCCGGGCGACACCATTCTGCTGCGCCAGAAGGCGACCGGCACGCTGGTGCTCGATGCGCTCACCCCCGCCAAACGGCTGTTCATGATTTCCACCGGAACGGGCATCGCTCCTTTCGCCAGCCTGCTGCGCGATCCCGATACCTATGAGCGGTTCGAGCATGTTTTCCTCACCCACACCTGCCGCGACCGCGCCGAACTCACCTACGGGCAGGAACTGGTGGCATCCTTGCAGGACGATCCACTGATCGGCGAGTTCGCTGCCGGCCGCGTCACGCTCTACAATTCCACGACGCGCGAGGAAACGCCGGTGATGGGGCGCATCACGGCGCTCATCGAGAGCGGCAAGTTCTACAGCGATCTCGGCATCGAGCCGCTCAACCGCGAAACAGATCGCGTCATGATCTGCGGATCAATGCACATGCTGCGCGATGTCAAGGAACTGGTCGAGGCGCGCGGCTTCGTCGAAGGCTCGCTGAACAGCCCGGCCGATTTCGTGGTCGAACGGGCCTTCGTCGGCTGAGCGGTTTTTCGGGAATTCCATTGAAAGCCCCGGTGCTCGAGCACCGGGGCTTTTCATTTTGCTGCGAACGCTGGCTGGTGCGAATGCTGGCCGCACAAGGCTTGCCTATATGCGCTTGCCGTCCTGCCCGAAGCGATAGGTGCCGGACGGATCGGGCGTGGCATAGAGCGTGGCGCCCGGCTCGGCATTGTAGACGCCGAACAGGCGCACCGTGATCAGCCCCGCCTTCTCGCAATCGAGATAGAGATTGGTGTCGGCGCCCAGATGCTCGGCATGGATGACGGTGCCTTTCCAGTCGCCCTTTTCCGGGTCGACGCTGATGTGCTCCGGCCGCACGCCGATCGATTTCACGCTTTCACCCAGCCTTGCGCCCTCGATGAAGTTCATCTTCGGCGAGCCGATGAAGCCGGCGACGAACTCGTTGGCAGGTGCGTTGTACAGCTCCATCGGCGCGCCGATCTGCTCGATGCGGCCGCCATTCAGCACCACGATGCGGTCCGCCAGCGTCATGGCCTCGACCTGATCGTGGGTGACGTAGATCATGGTCGCCTTGAGGCGGCGGTGGAGCTGCGCGATCTCCAGCCGCGTGTTGACGCGCAGCGCCGCATCCAGATTGGAGAGCGGCTCGTCGAACAGGAACAGGCTGGGTTCGCGCACCACGGCGCGGCCGATGGCGACGCGCTGGCGCTGCCCGCCCGACAGTTCCGCCGGTCGCCGCTGCAGGTAAGGATCGAGCGACAGCATGGCGGAGGCTTCC
Proteins encoded:
- a CDS encoding ABC transporter ATP-binding protein; amino-acid sequence: MGSLNIENVKKSFGQVDVLKGIDLEVADGEFVVFVGPSGCGKSTLLRVIAGLEDATSGRVVIDGKDVTATPPAKRGIAMVFQTYALYPHLTVKNNMGLGLKQAGTPAAEIEKRVAEASAMLSLDPYLQRRPAELSGGQRQRVAIGRAVVREPSLFLFDEPLSNLDAALRVNTRLEIAQLHRRLKATMIYVTHDQVEAMTLADRIVVLNGGRIEQIGAPMELYNAPANEFVAGFIGSPKMNFIEGARLGESVKSIGVRPEHISVDPEKGDWKGTVIHAEHLGADTNLYLDCEKAGLITVRLFGVYNAEPGATLYATPDPSGTYRFGQDGKRI
- a CDS encoding acyl carrier protein, whose product is MADQLATEIIGKIKEHAEPGDEEITVTTELTSLGIHSLELTEIIFDLEEQYGIEIEMNTVDAWSNLKNVGDMIEAVRALIAKKN
- a CDS encoding glutathione S-transferase family protein produces the protein MADLSAFPVTARWPAQHPDRIQLYSAPTPNGVKVSIALEELGLPYEAHYIDIGKDETWGPEFLSLNPNGKIPSIIDPKGPDGAPLALFESGAILLYLAEKTGKLLPADAARRYETIQWVFFQMAAIGPMFGQLGFFHKFAGREIADKRPLERYRAESRRLVGVLDGRLKGRKWIMDNDYTIADISMLGWVRNLIGFYEARELVGFDDFPAVAEWLERGLARPAVQAGLEIPARG
- a CDS encoding beta-ketoacyl-[acyl-carrier-protein] synthase family protein, whose protein sequence is MRKRVVITGMGGLCGLGTSAAEIWNEMRAGRSAIGPISNPALHDTRVASGCEIKTLPDHGVERKQLVAMDRFSLLAVIAAREAARNAGLSIDETNTQRIGTIVGVGVCGWEVIEENYRAILLEGKSRAGIFSVPKAMPGAPAGHVSMSLGLRGPVFGVTSACASSNHAIASAVDQIRLGRADVMLAGGTDAPMVWGILKGWEALRVLSPDTCRPFSADRQGLVLGEGAGMVVLESYDHAVARGADILAEVAGSGFSGDASDIVAPTIEGPERAMRACLADAGLNPEEIDYLNAHGTGTKANDQIETSAIKRVFGDHAYKLSVSSTKSMHAHCLGASGALELIACVMAMREGIVPPTANYREPDPDCDLDITPNTARERKVRAAISNAFAFGGTNAVLALKAV
- a CDS encoding ferredoxin--NADP reductase, with amino-acid sequence MNTVPTLNSADAKPVQFPIPANVYAETVVSVKHYTDKLFAFRVTRPQSLRFRSGEFVMIGLPNAEKPVFRAYSVASPAWDEELEFFSIKVQDGPLTQHLQKIQPGDTILLRQKATGTLVLDALTPAKRLFMISTGTGIAPFASLLRDPDTYERFEHVFLTHTCRDRAELTYGQELVASLQDDPLIGEFAAGRVTLYNSTTREETPVMGRITALIESGKFYSDLGIEPLNRETDRVMICGSMHMLRDVKELVEARGFVEGSLNSPADFVVERAFVG